From the genome of Mixophyes fleayi isolate aMixFle1 chromosome 2, aMixFle1.hap1, whole genome shotgun sequence, one region includes:
- the ZIC5 gene encoding zinc finger protein ZIC 5 — protein MFLKDGRGGKITTVSVDGLDCVVMEPPLNKRSQTLRLADLAAAQAHPHQTLTGFPGLGSHQAHSHPAHIHPGELGSDPGVALTPFGPEHMAQASALKLSPSQHMSAHPEAQTAAAFASQATVSYPVAHSHPGYTTSRDFILRRELSTSAMLGEQHPVASSPHHHHPHSMFISSTGTYGHSEGGGHPLFTGIHEQAPPGVHHPLNGQMRLGLAGELYGRPEPFRPEHYAASSIHSYNSMNLNVNLAAAAAHPAAAGAFLRYMRQPIKQELICKWIDQDQTSKKTCSKTFSTMHELVNHVTVEHVGGPEQSSHVCFWEECPREGKPFKAKYKLVNHIRVHTGEKPFPCPFPGCGKVFARSENLKIHKRTHTGEKPFKCEFDGCDRKFANSSDRKKHSHVHTSDKPYYCKVRGCDKSYTHPSSLRKHMKIHCKSPPGSPSALGYSAVATPIDDSMSPTLDQVRGRSANLSPQVTNLNEWYVCQASGVPNNLHTPSSNADSTDSEEEDTYRNSERTIR, from the exons ATGTTTTTGAAGGATGGTAGAGGGGGAAAAATAACAACAGTAAGTGTGGATGGACTTGATTGTGTAGTGATGGAGCCCCCTTTGAACAAGAGGAGTCAGACTCTGAGGTTAGCGGATTTGGCAGCGGCTCAAGCCCATCCTCATCAGACTCTGACAGGCTTCCCGGGGTTGGGGAGTCATCAAGCTCACTCCCACCCTGCCCACATCCACCCAGGGGAGTTGGGGAGTGACCCTGGAGTTGCCCTGACTCCATTCGGACCTGAGCACATGGCCCAAGCCAGTGCTCTGAAACTTAGTCCTTCACAGCATATGTCAGCTCACCCCGAAGCTCAGACAGCAGCTGCGTTTGCATCGCAAGCTACGGTGAGCTATCCCGTGGCTCACTCACACCCTGGCTACACTACCAGCAGGGACTTTATTCTCAGGAGGGAACTGTCCACTTCTGCCATGTTAGGAGAGCAGCATCCGGTCGCCAGTTCCCCCCATCACCACCACCCCCATAGCATGTTCATTTCCTCCACTGGTACCTATGGTCACTCTGAAGGAGGAGGTCACCCTCTCTTCACTGGCATCCACGAGCAGGCACCTCCAGGAGTCCACCACCCTCTCAATGGCCAGATGAGACTTGGCTTGGCCGGGGAACTTTACGGAAGACCAGAACCCTTTAGACCCGAGCATTATGCAGCTTCCTCCATCCACAGCTACAACTCTATGAACTTAAATGTGAACCTAGCAGCAGCTGCCGCCCACCCAGCCGCTGCAGGGGCGTTCTTGAGGTACATGAGGCAGCCCATCAAACAAGAGCTCATCTGCAAGTGGATCGATCAAGACCAGACCTCCAAAAAAACATGCTCGAAAACTTTCAGCACCATGCATGAGCTGGTTAACCATGTCACAGTGGAGCACGTCGGGGGACCAGAGCAGAGCAGCCACGTCTGCTTCTGGGAGGAATGTCCTAGGGAGGGAAAGCCATTCAAAGCCAAATATAAACTGGTCAACCACATCAGAGTGCACACAGGGGAGAAGCCCTTCCCATGCCCCTTCCCTGGATGTGGCAAGGTCTTTGCTCGCTCCGAAAACTTGAAAATCCACAAAAGAACTCATACAG gagagaaaccatttaaatgcgaATTTGATGGTTGCGACAGGAAATTTGCCAATAGCAGTGACAGAAAGAAGCACTCTCATGTGCACACCAGTGACAAGCCTTATTACTGTAAAGTCAGAGGGTGCGACAAGTCGTACACGCACCCCAGCTCACTGAGAAAGCATATGAAGATACACTGCAAATCCCCTCCAGGCTCTCCCTCTGCCCTGGGTTACTCTGCTGTAGCTACGCCAATAGATGACTCAATGTCCCCTACTCTGGACCAAGTCAGGGGGCGCTCTGCCAATCTATCCCCTCAGGTCACCAACCTCAATGAGTGGTATGTGTGCCAGGCCAGTGGGGTCCCTAACAATCTACACACGCCTTCCAGCAATGCTGATTCAACAGATTCTGAAGAAGAGGACACTTATAGGAATTCTGAGAGAACTATACGCTAG